TTACCGCGGGACTCAGGAAGGAGACCtgaaggagaggtggggaggagtggAAGGGTGGGGGGTGCCACCTCTCTGCTGGGTGTGCCGTCTGAACTCAGAAGATCAGGAATCATAGGATTATCGGGGTTGCCAAGCTCCAGACGTTGGGTACCACTTTGAAGAATTTTGTCTTATCTTCAAATcaccctttattatttattttatttttttaagtctaagaaatgtttatttttgaaagagagaacagagcaggggaagggcagagagagagggggacagaggatctgacctggcccccctcccccgcctccagaATGACCTGACCGGAAATCCCAGGCTCAACGgctcagccacctaggcgcccctatttttttttttaccttgtctGAAACTAGCCGGTGAGTTATATACCAGACCATAAGCACTAGGAGGCCAGTTTCAGTGTTCCTTTTTACCTCTTATGATCACTCAAACTGGTGTTCAGATCTGATGGGAAAGGGAACCGGAAGGTAAATCATCACTTATTAGTAATAAagtttttatctatctatctaaatgtttatttatttattttgaagggaggcagtggagagagaatcctaagcagaccccACATTGCTAGTGTGGAGCTctacttggggctggaactcctgaacccacaagatcatgacctgagcccaaatcaagggtcCGACGCTTAAcggagatacccaggcacccctagtgttAAGGTTATCAAGTTNNNNNNNNNNNNNNNNNNNNNNNNNNNNNNNNNNNNNNNNNNNNNNNNNNNNNNNNNNNNNNNNNNNNNNNNNNNNNNNNNNNNNNNNNNNNNNNNNNNNCGCGCCCCCGGAGCCCCCCGAGCCCCCCGAGCCCCCCGGGCGCGCAGCCGGCCGCTCGCTGGTGCAGCGGGACATCCAGGCCTTCCTGAACGAGTGCGGCGCCAGCCCCGGGGAGGCGCGCCACTGGCTCACTCAGTTCCAGACCTGCTATCACTCCGCGGACAAGCCCTTCGCGGTCATCGAGGTGAGCGGAGACCGGCGCCGGCAGTGTCACGGCAAGCGGATCGGGGTTGTGCGGCAACGTGTCGCCAGGCATGGCGGGACCGACCGCAGACTCCGCGCAGCGGAGGCGAGAAGGGGCGCCACGGAGCCGGGACAAGTGCCCCGGGACTGGGTGAGGCTGCGGGCTCCTCCTGTAAGTCTCACGCCCAGCCCGGGTGAGGAGCCCGAGGACCCGAATCCTCCAAGTGTTGATGCGCTGGAGAACTCCTCTCGGCCGCGGGCGCAGTCGGGGGCTCGGATGGCAAGTGGGGAACCTGGACGGGAGCCGCCTgggtcacccctccccccaaggaGTCCTAGAGTCCAAGGTCGCAGGGAGGCACACCAGTGAGATAAGGGGATGGCAAGACCCAACGGGGCAAAGGGCGGAGCAGGTGCTCGCTGTCGGCCAGAAATGGGGCCTGCCTGCtcctgggcagggaaggggcaccaCGGGGCCCCTGCTGCTGGAGGGCAGGTTGGGCCGGAGTCGGGACCAGTGTCGCCTGCTCCTGAACGCTCACTCCTCCGTAGGTGGACGAGGAGGTACTCAAGTGCCGGCGTGCGGTCACCAGCCTGGCCTTCGCCCTGGCATTCCTGCAGCGGATGGACATGAAGCCGCTAGTAGTCCTCGGGCTGCCCGCCCCCACGGCGCCCTCTGGCTGCCTTTCCTTCTGGGAGGCCAAGGCCCAGCTTGCCCAGCACTGTAAGGTGCTGGTGGATGAGCTGCGGCACAACGCTGCCACCGCCGTGCCTTTTTTTGGCGGAGGGTCGGTGCTGGGTGCCGCGGAGCCAGCCCCCCATGCCAGGTGAGTGCAGGCCTTCCGGGGCCGGCGCCTTTAGACCTCGCTACCCTGcccgccctgccccagccctgcaggcctGGCAGGGGCGTCCTTGAGCACCACGTCTGGCCCACAGCTACGGCGGCATCGTCTCGGTGGAGACCGACCTGCTACAGTGGTGCCTGGAGTCGGGCAGCATCCCCATCCTGTGCCCCATCGGGGAGACAACCGCACGCCGCTCCGTGCTCCTCGACTCGCTGGAAGTGACGGCGGCTCTAGCCAAGGCGCTGCAGCCCACCAAAATCATCTTCCTCAACACCACAGGAGGCCTGCGCGACAGCAGTCAGAAGGTGTGTCCCCTCCTTCCCGGCCCCATTCTCGCGACTCGGGGCCTGGCTGAACCCCTCTTGTGCTCCCTGCTCGCCTCCTAGACGGGTCCCCGGAGTCATTCTCAAGCCGGGTGGGTCGGGAGTGGAGTGGTGCCCAGATCCAAGCCCTCCCTGGCGGAGGACAACGGGAGGAAGTGAGGGGAAAGGGGTCAGTGAGGCAGGTCTGTGCGGCGGGGGCGCAGTCGTGGCGGGCTTCGGGCCAGACGCTCACCCCCTGGCCCTGGACGCAGGTCCTGAGTAACGTGAACTTGCCCGCCGATCTGGACCTGGTGACCAACGCTGAGTGGGTGAGCACCAAAGAGCGGCAGCAGATGCGGCTCATCGTGGACGTGCTCAGCCGCCTGCCGCACCACTCCTCCGCCGTCATCACTGCCGCCAGCACGCTACTCACCGAGCTCTTCAGCAACAAGGGTGAGGGCCGCGCCTGGGGGGAGCGGGGTGCTGAGTCCcaggagtgagcagaggaggtagCTTCCTGCCACTCAGGAAGCCGCAGGGGGCCGCCACCCCAGAAGCTCTCTCTGCTCTGGCTGGACCTGGGGGAGGTGAGCGCGGAGCAGGTGGGCGGGACTGGACCGACAGGCGGCGCCAGGTGGGACGGACCTAGCTAGGAGGCTGGGGCGGGGaattggaggggtggggagactAGCGGCTGGAGACCGGGTTTCGGGGAGGTAGGCAGGTGTAGGGAAAGTAAGTGGACGACCAGCGGCGGACGGAAGTTGGGGGACAAACTGCCAGGGAAAAGCATCTCCCAGCGTGGAAATCACCTACATATCGATGCGGACCACAGAACGTACTTCACTGTGGAGATCTTCCAAAGAGGGTCACTGTCCCGCCAGCCACTGTCCTATCCGGAACCCCTATCGGGACGCGCAAATGCAAAAGCGGATGGGACCTGGCTCTTGGACTAAACAAATACCTTCTCCTCCATCCTCCGGCCCCGCTCCCAGGGTCGGGGACCCTGTTCAAGAACGCCGAGAGGATGCTGCGGGTGCGCAGCCTGGACAGCCTGGACCAGAGCCGCCTAGTGAACCTGGTCAATGCCAGCTTTGGCAAGAAGCTCCGGGAGGACTACTTGGCCTCGCTGCGCCCGCGGCTGCACTCTGTCTACGTCTCTGAGGGGTGAGCCTGCGAGTCCCAGAGGCCGGGGGACAGAGCTGGGCAGCCTGGGGCCAAGGAGGGGTCccagcctgcctctcccctgctgcgCCAGGTACAACGCGGCCGCCATTCTGACCACTGAGCCCGTACTGGGGGGCACCCCCTATCTCGACAAGTTTGTGGTGAGCTCCAGCCGCCAAGGCCAAGGCTCTGGGCAGATGTTGTGGGAGTGCCTGCGGCGGGACCTGCAGACGCTTTTCTGGCGCTCCAGGGTCACCAACCCCATCAATCCCTGGTAGGTCCCGCCCCTCCCGACTCTGGGCagcacccacccacccctacccccgCCCCAGCTCTCCAGAGCCACGCCCCAGAAGGCCAGGCTTCCCCCCCAAGGAAAAGGGCCCGACATTCCCCAAGGGAGCAGACCGCACAAAGCCTGAGACTTCCCCAGACGCAGAGCGCAACGAACCGCTCTGCCCGGCTGCAGGGGACACTCCCCGACTCTCCCAGGGTCTCGAGAAATCCTGACCCTCCAGGCTTTATTCCAGGTCCAGTTGCCAAGCTCTGATCCCAGGCCCACTGCATCTCCTGTGGaacactttctcctctctccctctttccttctgcaaCTATT
The genomic region above belongs to Suricata suricatta isolate VVHF042 chromosome 17, meerkat_22Aug2017_6uvM2_HiC, whole genome shotgun sequence and contains:
- the NAGS gene encoding N-acetylglutamate synthase, mitochondrial; the protein is APPEPPEPPEPPGRAAGRSLVQRDIQAFLNECGASPGEARHWLTQFQTCYHSADKPFAVIEVDEEVLKCRRAVTSLAFALAFLQRMDMKPLVVLGLPAPTAPSGCLSFWEAKAQLAQHCKVLVDELRHNAATAVPFFGGGSVLGAAEPAPHASYGGIVSVETDLLQWCLESGSIPILCPIGETTARRSVLLDSLEVTAALAKALQPTKIIFLNTTGGLRDSSQKVLSNVNLPADLDLVTNAEWVSTKERQQMRLIVDVLSRLPHHSSAVITAASTLLTELFSNKGSGTLFKNAERMLRVRSLDSLDQSRLVNLVNASFGKKLREDYLASLRPRLHSVYVSEGYNAAAILTTEPVLGGTPYLDKFVVSSSRQGQGSGQMLWECLRRDLQTLFWRSRVTNPINPWYFKHCDGSFSNKQWIFFWFGLADIRDSYELVNHAKGLPDSFCKPASDPGS